The SAR324 cluster bacterium genome has a segment encoding these proteins:
- a CDS encoding adenylate/guanylate cyclase domain-containing protein → MPEKKFPRTANNLFDSQHQEQDYLYKMLDFTLILDRVEDENPHLIPFLSELLSHIVPVLEVDEVAIILKDYSSQFWLPLMSWPVSEALHKETGLDLIIEMAENCYTRKEIGIQQLPMLNGGVLAYPIVFNDHVLGVLFVFVFEALRTHDAHEALMPPKLQKGTPAYNHLVHLLWYINELENDAIAERIEMSEAQSLFARYMSPEVMANAIYDRRPVNLGGQEADVTVLFADVCGFTKLAETLSPTTLVNVINTYFSHLVDIVFKYEGTLDKFIGDCVMVVFNSPLSPQEDHHVRACMTALEMMDCVQKLTASPEFSPYQLKMSIGINSGVALCGNIGSKDRLDYTVIGNSVNIASRLETHAEPSEILIGESVYEKIVGGFDCQQKVPVMVKGKDTPLPIFRLRGQLALPDVIAEFPKKNQEHQKQFLDVCNLLTVPTEIALLVDMLPYSDRETGMRILNLLDKNFCVEAVPSLVTWIQTATDNHCLSKAIKTIGLLGGAPYYKHLIPFLEHSDCRVTANTIEAIGLTNFKEGFQIIEPFLQHENHRISLQASILYWNENREAVMSRFMDALLSDSFMIQRAAVILLSETQARHIFAAFLDRYNALPRESRDPVKQIFNTHESFRILRILNHLDYSAENNLPLVSAETDFGLLQN, encoded by the coding sequence ATGCCAGAAAAAAAATTTCCAAGAACCGCTAATAATCTGTTTGATTCACAGCATCAGGAGCAGGATTATCTGTATAAAATGCTGGATTTCACTCTGATTCTGGACAGAGTTGAAGATGAAAATCCCCACCTGATCCCATTTCTTTCAGAATTGTTGAGTCACATTGTGCCTGTTCTGGAAGTGGATGAAGTGGCTATCATTCTGAAAGATTATTCGTCCCAATTCTGGTTACCGTTGATGTCATGGCCTGTTTCTGAAGCCTTGCATAAGGAAACCGGATTGGATCTGATTATAGAAATGGCAGAAAACTGTTATACCCGCAAAGAAATAGGTATTCAGCAATTGCCTATGTTGAATGGCGGTGTGCTGGCATATCCGATCGTGTTCAATGATCATGTTTTGGGGGTGTTGTTTGTTTTTGTATTTGAGGCGTTAAGAACTCATGATGCGCACGAAGCCCTGATGCCACCCAAACTTCAAAAAGGAACCCCGGCATACAACCACCTCGTGCATTTGCTGTGGTACATCAATGAACTGGAAAATGATGCCATTGCGGAACGCATCGAAATGTCTGAAGCCCAATCCCTGTTTGCCAGATATATGTCACCGGAGGTCATGGCCAATGCGATTTATGATCGCAGACCTGTGAATCTTGGCGGGCAGGAGGCTGATGTGACCGTTTTATTCGCGGATGTCTGCGGCTTCACAAAATTGGCCGAAACCCTTTCTCCCACAACACTGGTGAATGTGATCAACACCTATTTTTCTCATTTGGTGGATATTGTATTCAAGTATGAAGGAACTTTGGATAAGTTTATCGGTGACTGTGTGATGGTCGTGTTTAATTCTCCGCTGAGTCCGCAGGAAGATCACCATGTCAGGGCCTGTATGACGGCGCTGGAAATGATGGATTGTGTCCAAAAACTGACAGCAAGTCCTGAGTTTTCCCCGTATCAGCTAAAAATGTCCATTGGCATTAATTCAGGCGTTGCCCTGTGTGGGAACATTGGTTCCAAAGACCGACTCGACTACACTGTTATTGGCAACAGCGTGAATATCGCATCCAGACTGGAAACCCATGCTGAGCCTTCTGAAATTCTGATCGGTGAATCGGTGTATGAAAAAATTGTGGGTGGTTTTGACTGTCAGCAAAAAGTGCCTGTAATGGTTAAAGGAAAAGACACGCCATTACCAATTTTCAGATTGCGGGGGCAACTTGCCTTGCCGGATGTCATTGCAGAGTTTCCCAAAAAAAATCAGGAACACCAGAAACAGTTTCTCGACGTATGTAATCTGCTTACGGTTCCAACAGAAATAGCACTATTGGTGGATATGCTGCCTTATAGTGACAGGGAAACAGGAATGAGAATCCTGAATCTTCTGGATAAAAATTTCTGTGTGGAAGCCGTGCCTTCGCTGGTGACATGGATTCAGACAGCAACGGATAATCATTGTCTGTCAAAAGCGATAAAAACCATTGGACTGCTCGGTGGAGCTCCCTATTATAAACATCTGATCCCTTTTCTGGAACACTCTGATTGTCGTGTTACCGCCAATACCATTGAAGCGATTGGTTTGACCAACTTCAAGGAAGGTTTCCAGATCATTGAACCGTTTCTTCAACATGAGAATCATCGCATCAGTCTTCAGGCGTCTATTTTGTATTGGAATGAAAACAGGGAAGCTGTGATGTCACGGTTTATGGATGCCTTGTTGTCGGATTCGTTCATGATTCAGCGGGCCGCGGTCATTTTGTTATCTGAAACACAGGCCCGGCATATTTTTGCGGCGTTTTTGGATAGATACAATGCTTTACCCCGGGAATCACGTGATCCTGTAAAGCAGATTTTTAATACGCATGAATCATTTCGAATTTTGAGAATACTGAATCATCTGGATTACTCTGCGGAAAATAATTTGCCACTGGTATCAGCCGAAACAGATTTTGGATTGCTCCAAAACTAA
- a CDS encoding PilZ domain-containing protein, producing MLQSSLRRRLYDRKLCEITCCLTGTSNSVADVSMVNISQGGGGIVLPEDAIAIDIGKRFRIQLPLQHPYFPVLILGVEVVYVLEKKRAGLKMIYKNVPPPVFMQFMESIQID from the coding sequence ATGCTTCAATCCTCATTACGCAGACGATTGTATGACCGGAAATTGTGTGAAATAACATGCTGTTTAACAGGCACTTCCAACAGTGTTGCCGATGTAAGCATGGTGAATATTTCACAGGGTGGGGGCGGTATTGTTTTGCCTGAAGATGCCATTGCCATAGATATCGGAAAACGCTTTCGAATCCAGCTTCCGTTACAACATCCGTATTTTCCCGTGTTGATTCTGGGGGTTGAAGTGGTCTATGTCCTAGAAAAGAAACGCGCAGGTCTGAAAATGATTTATAAAAATGTTCCCCCACCGGTGTTCATGCAGTTCATGGAATCCATTCAAATTGATTAA
- a CDS encoding zinc ribbon domain-containing protein has product MPLYDYRCNECDNVFTELRSMAQKDDPISCPECGQMTQSREINQIAIGGNSSKSTSLSGCGSRGFS; this is encoded by the coding sequence ATGCCCCTATATGATTACCGATGTAATGAGTGTGATAATGTGTTCACCGAACTGCGCTCCATGGCGCAAAAAGATGACCCCATCAGTTGTCCCGAATGTGGGCAAATGACGCAATCCAGGGAAATCAATCAGATAGCCATTGGTGGGAACTCTTCAAAATCAACGAGTCTTTCCGGATGTGGCAGTCGTGGATTCAGTTGA